One window from the genome of Yarrowia lipolytica chromosome 1B, complete sequence encodes:
- a CDS encoding uncharacterized protein (Compare to YALI0B18744g, no similarity), protein MKFVLFLSMGLASAAALNDSFNDVLSYAGDVFASRASPANLSSQVQSDFAAAATNVVENPLVQPVAGDLSTILSAQNGTNVTTTAADLLDNIGKLLGGFLKSNDTDQLLALVGRLSATTEIDDEAIDQIFAKAQEDVGNKIDALLPQLGGLLNDSGVQAKALGVQGGINQFLAQAKQLRMGNTSTVDMMKNTKLGLGEIVTLDGQVLLLGPGGQKVVSTIGPANTTSSSETSSNSASATGSSGSSSAAASGSASASATETKKKNAGSNLSPSMAMLIVVIVAYFI, encoded by the coding sequence ATGAAGTTTGTGCTCTTTTTGTCCATGGGACTGGCCTCCGCAGCCGCCCTCAATGACAGTTTCAACGATGTTTTGAGCTACGCTGGCGACGTTTTTGCGTCCCGAGCGTCCCCTGCAAACCTGTCTTCTCAAGTCCAGAGCGACTTTGCGGCCGCAGCCACCAACGTGGTCGAAAACCCGCTTGTTCAGCCCGTCGCCGGCGATCTCAGCACCATTCTGTCTGCCCAGAATGGAACCAACGTCACCACTACCGCTGCCGATTTGCTGGACAACATTGGCAAGCTTCTCGGAGGCTTCCTCAAGTCCAACGATACAGACCAGCTACTGGCCCTTGTCGGCAGACTGTCTGCTACCACTGAAATCGACGATGAAGCAATCGACCAGATCTTTGCAAAGGCCCAGGAAGACGTGGGAAACAAAATCGACGCTCTCCTGCCCCAGCTGGGAGGTCTGCTGAACGACTCTGGCGTCCAAGCAAAGGCTCTGGGCGTCCAGGGAGGAATCAACCAGTTCCTGGCCCAGGCTAAACAGCTCAGAATGGGAAACACCTCTACCGTGGACATGATGAAGAACACAAagcttggtcttggagaGATTGTTACTCTGGATGGCCAGGTGCTTCTACTTGGTCCCGGAGGACAAAAGGTCGTCTCCACCATCGGCCCTGCTAACACTACTTCTTCCAGTGAAACATCCTCCAACTCTGCTTCAGCCACTGGTTCCAGTGGATCTTCTTCCGCTGCCGCTTCTGGATCTgcctctgcttctgctaCGGAaacaaagaagaagaatgCTGGCTCCAACCTTTCTCCTTCTATGGCCATGCTCATTGTGGTTATTGTCGCCTACTTTATCTAA